One region of Eulemur rufifrons isolate Redbay chromosome 1, OSU_ERuf_1, whole genome shotgun sequence genomic DNA includes:
- the NEMP2 gene encoding nuclear envelope integral membrane protein 2 encodes MRPRPGRWWLLLWLPPLATLPAGAMCREEAAAALSGQRCKALKEMDLIKTSQSDCYCLNQNSQMKWKYMWSTVQVKITSPGLLSIIYITERYNCQYPETILSFIKCVMNNFWTPKESNEITIIINPYGETICFSVEHVKKIFSYTISVTRNIVDFKLFLVFVAGIFLFFYAKTLSQNSIFYYASGTMLGLLMTLVFVLLLVKRYIPKYSTFWALMVGCWFASVYVLCQLMEELKRLWYENRIYILGYVLIVGFFSFAACYKHGPLVDDKSRCLLMWTLRLLSLALVYAGVAVPQFACVAVILLVSYRSLCYPLKAFGYVRWKMKQWFTSRKLVVTYLTEDEYREQADAETTSALEELRQACRRPDFPSWLVVSKLQAPRKFADFVLGGSHLSPEEISLHEEQYGLGGVFLEEQLFNLRTDTLPAS; translated from the exons ATGCGGCCGCGCCCGGGGCGGTGGTGGCTGCTGCTCTGGCTGCCGCCCCTGGCCACGCTGCCCGCGGGCGCCATGTgcagggaggaggcggcggcggcgctgtCAG GTCAAAGATGTAAAGCTTTGAAGGAAATGGATTTAATTAAAACTTCTCAGTCAGACTGTTACTGCCTCAATCAAAATTCCCAAATGAAGTGGAAATACATGTGGTCAACTGTGCAG gTGAAAATTACCAGTCCAGGCCTGCTCAGTATTATATATATAACAGAAAGGTATAATTGCCAGTATCCGGAAACCATTCTATCTTTTATCAAATGTGTGATGAATAACTTCTGGACACCAAAGGAGTCTAATGAAATAACTATAATAATCAATCCTTATGGGGAGACTATATGCTTCTCTGTGGAGCATGTCAAGAAGATATTTAGCTATACAATAAGCGTGACTCGAAATA TCGTGGATTTCAAACTCTTCCTTGTGTTTGTGGCaggcattttccttttcttttatgcaAAGACCCTGAGTCA AAACTCTATTTTCTATTACGCTTCGGGGACCATGCTAGGTCTTCTAATGACATTAGTCTTTGTCCTGCTGTTGGTGAAAAGATATATTCCAAAG TATAGCACCTTTTGGGCTCTAATGGTTGGTTGTTGGTTTGCTTCAGTGTATGTTTTGTGCCAGTTGATGGAAGAGCTGAAGCGGCTGTGGtatgaaaacagaatatatatattag GCTACGTTCTGATAGTTGGATTTTTCAGCTTTGCTGCCTGTTACAAACATGGGCCCCTTGTGGACGACAAGAGCAGATGTCTTCTGATGTGGACGCTGCGGCTCCTCTCCCTGGCCCTGGTCTATGCTGGTGtggctgtgcctcagtttgcctgTGTGGCCGTGATCCTCCTTGTGTCCTACAGGAGCCTGTGCTACCCGCTGAAAGCATTCGGTTATGTGAGGTG GAAAATGAAGCAGTGGTTTACATCACGAAAGCTGGTGGTTACTTACCTTACGGAAGATGAATACAGGGAACAGGCTGACGCTGAAACCACCAGCGCTCTGGAGGAACTGCGCCAAGCCTGCCGCAGACCCGACTTCCCATCGTGGCTGGTGGTCTCCAAACTCCAGGCTCCTAGAAA ATTTGCAGATTTTGTTCTTGGAGGAAGCCACTTGTCACCTGAAGAAATCAGTCTGCATGAAGAACAATATGGCCTTGGGGGTGTCTTCCTGGAAGAGCAGCTCTTTAACCTGAGGACTGACACTCTACCTGCAAGTTGA